In Notolabrus celidotus isolate fNotCel1 chromosome 5, fNotCel1.pri, whole genome shotgun sequence, the genomic window GCTCAAGAAGTTGTGTGAGGTGGTGGAGAGAGGTCTCAATGCTTTGGCCAATGGTGCAGTTACACTGCTGCCCCAAAATGTGTCAGTAGTAACAGACTCTGCCTTCATGCAGGTAGGCAGTCAACAATTTCAATACTCACATGAAAGAAGTTAATAGAAGCTCAATCTGACATTTATTAATCCTAAAATAATCTGAGCCAGATGTTAAATTGAGTTCAAATTTAAATgctatggggcgctggtggcctagtggtctaaatGCCCCACGTGTCGagactatagtcctcgttgcagaggtcgccggttcaactcacagccggttgaccatttgctgcatgtcttcctccactcaaaaaaaatctaaatgatacTTGTAAGATAGAAATGTATTTAAGTGTTAACTGAAAATCCTAAAGAACCAGAAAATTGACggtatgtgtttttaaaacctgcttttctcttctcttcgtAGAAATTCAGCCCCCGCCCTCCATCAACTCCCTCTTTATCTTCACAAACATCATCAGAAGAGGTAAATGAAGAAGATGAAAttcaaaggaaggaagaagaactGGAAATTGAGGCAGAGTCAGATATTAAAGTCTGTCAGCACACTCAGTCGACTCATGTGTACCTGCTGATTAAGGACCTTCTTCATGAGCTGAACATCATTCACCACAGGGTTTCCCTCAAATTACTGCAGCAGAATGCAGGTCAGACTTCCTGCAACACTTAAagttttttactttatttaatggTTAACTTGGTTAGATTTGGTTAGAATATTAATTCTAATTTTATATATCTGCCATCAAACAATGACCAATTATAGAAACAAATTATAGGTTTTATAACTATGGGTTAATGGCTTTGCCCTGCTGGTTGTGTCTAGTTGCAGAGTCTGACTTGATGGATCGGATTAAGAAGAACAAGGTGTCCAAAGCTCTTTTCCTGATTCAGAAAGCCTCCATGGTTTACACTAATGTGGAGCCAAAgaacagcagagaaacaaagagtcTGCTAGAGGTAACTTATGCATACACATCCAATGTTTTCAAGACAGTCTCAGTCATGTATTGGATGAGAAAAACTTTAAATAGCTTAtgtataactttatttttatatcatttaaTATATTACTGCATGCACCACAGTaagttgtgtttatttgcaAATGTATATCAATGTGTGGAAtagtgggaaaaaaataaagttttttcacCCTGTGAAAGAGTCACTGACTGGATGTAGACATTAAATTAAAAGTTCAGTTATTTgaagattacattttttacGTCTGGCTTTGATGTAACATTTCACACTGTATAAGTTAAAGAACTGGGAAGCAGACACCTTTACCAGCTTGTGTTTTGAGGTGTGCTTTCATGAAATTTAAGGAAAATTCCATTAGTTTCTCTTTGTGCTCTTGTCAGGAGGCCTCCACTCTAGTAGAGAGGGCGGGGCTGGAGGAGAAAAAACTCTATTTCTCCACCAACCTTAGGACTTTGGCTGAAAACCAAGAAAAATGGttgaagaaggaagaagaaagctCTCCACCTCCCCCCATCCTACTCTCACGTACAGACCACTCCTTGACCTTTGCTCCAGCACCTTATAAATTGGCGGAACAAGTGAgactttatgtttatttaggcTTAATTTCACCAATATATGAATAGTAGCAAGCAATCCAACATAACATAAACACTTTCAATACTTCTTTTGTACTTTTGTGTCTCTTGTACAGGTGTTCTGGTACCAGCTCTGTGGCCGTGCTGCTGATAGCATAAACCTGAAAGTCCGCCTTGGAGACTGCAGCCTGTCAGGAACAGGAAATATGGTAGAGCTAGTCTCTTTCACAGAAAGACCAATGTCAATGTCAAGTCCAATGAGACACGTTTTTTGTCATCTTGTATGAGCAGATACAAGCCCTTGATAATAACTGGCATTGTATCTTTTCAGGTACCAGCAGTATCTGATGAATGTGTGCTGAGGGTGGAAGGGCTAGTGCCCAACCAGAAGTATGTGTTTGCTGTTGCAGCTTACAACAGCCAGGGCAAGCTACTGGGTAACACCATAGGGGCAGCAACCTTCCCACTGCTGGCATCCATGCCTGTACCACTGCTCTCCACATGGGCTCACTTGGCCCAGGTGAACCTCACACTACTTATGTCAAGTGTTTGCCACACTGCACTTATCGCTTACTGGGTCCACATGCTCACTGAATAAGCTGAATACTGATAGACCTGTgaatacagaaaacaaaggaggaatgaaaagtatttttttcttattaactTCTTTCTCAGGTGGCATTTCAAACTGAGCAATATGCCATAGCAAAGAGAGCCTGCAGGGTGCTGTGGAGCCACTTTACCTCTCTTGACAGTGGGTCCCACAGCACACAGGACAGACTCGCAACCACAGGGTGAGGAATgaatcaaataaacattttaagagTTGAGTTCAAGATTTTTTTAAGGCTTTGTATTTGCTAATCTACTTCCCTGTCCACTTTGCCGAAGGCTGTGTGTCCGGACTCTGCAACGCTCCTCTCCTCACCTGGTCCGGTTGTTCATCACATCCGTATTCATTGAGACAGAAATCAACATTCATCAGGGATCACTCTACTGTGACTCAATCAGTCACAATGGACCTTTTATCTGGGAAAAGGTACAATTTTCCTAATTACCTAAACAAAGGTTATATGTTTAGTTTaatgtacaaataaataaatgacatgtgcatgtatgtgtttgCAGGAAGCCCGACTGGCAGAGTGCGAGCGAATGCTGGTAGCCACAGACCTTGCAATGTGGTTAAATGATGGTGATGCTGCTGTGCAAGCTGTAGTTGGCTGTTATGACCTCTTGGCACCTCTGATTTTCCATCAGGTCATCTGTGACCTTGTAGTAGAGGTAAACAATTCCTCATCTGTGGCATTTTTAACAAGTTAATGTAACACAAACCCCAAATAATTACAAATATATGTTATacctcagtctgtttcaaatgtttgatgtgtttgatgttCAGGTGCTCAAAAAATGCTTGATTGTTTTGGAGGAGAATTCTGGCATTCTCAAACAACAAAATACTGGAAACCCCTCAGAGTCGTTTGTGCACATGATAGCTTGCATTACCTACTACCTGTCGAaggtgtgtctgcatgtgtttatatttagtttGACTGTTTCTGTGCATCCAGGTGATATTAGTTTCACACAATTCCTACATGAAATAAATTATTACCAATCAGGAGACCTACACAGAATATATTCTCACAATTTTTTCTTCTTACCCAGGCTTTCCGTGTGCTCCAAGACCCTCAGATGGCTTCTGTGATGATGGAATGTGGTCGCAGACTACTCCAAGAAGTCTTTGATTCCCATATGCAGATCACAAGACTTGTAAATGAGAAGGTGGGTGTAAGGAATAGCGGGAAGGTGACGATTTCTCTCATGAGGaattttgtttaatttctatttttttcagagatttaagtgtgtgtgtgtgtgtatgtttatgtgtaaTCTAAGATTGATCACGGCACAGTCAATGAAAGGAGGATCAGTCTTGAGCTGAAGGCAGTGCAGTTGAAGAGCAAGAACAGAATACCACCTGAAGAAGCTATCACTGCAGACAATGGTAAAATTAATTATTCCAGAATAACAGATAATTTGATAGTACACAAAGATCTAATATGTGTTTTGTTTAGCTACATATTGTATACCTCTGTCAATTTTAATTTTAGATATTCCATGCTCACTGACTGGCTGTGAGGATCCCACCATATTGTACGATCTAATCTCTAACAGTCCATTAAAAGATGCCTATCAGGAGGGTGAGTAGCACTCAGTTATAGACTTATTTTAAATGCATAATAATTTGTGTTCACTCACaactgtgtggttttttttgtgcattctTGACAGTGACAAAGGTCAGACGCAAGACATATTTTTCTGAAATTGCGGCACTGCTTCTCCAGAGAACCATGGAGGAGGGCGACCCAGACCTTGTGTTGAAGTGGGGGCAGAGTGTACTTGAATATCTCTCCAGGTGTGCTTTTACTAAATAACACTTAGGAGATATGAAGGaacctaaaataaaaaaagatctcAGCTTTCACTTCATACTTCAATTGTTACTGTCCTGTTAAGTTCTGCTCATACTGCACTTCTTCATATCGTGTCTGTATTTCTTTACTACGTTACACTATGTGAATGGTTCTCTTTTTGTCAGGCGTGACGAGGCGATGGGGCCCTCGAGAAAATGTGTGATGGAAACAGTCCATGGAGCAGAAGAGGCAAAAGAACATGAATCTCCCCAGGTGAGAAAACTACAATACAcaaacctgaacacacacaggtacaggaACAGATACAGGAACAGATAAATagaggttttgttttctgtttttctttcattattttttttttataatgatcGAAATATGAAATGAAGTTGCTATTGTCCTTTTTGCAAATCATGCCTCTGGAAACATTAGGACTGACCTTACCAAGGCCAGTGAGCTGTAGGTctcttaaaacacacaaagagaaccAGTCCAAGTATGTCAAACAATGAGTCCCAGTTTCCTACAATGTAAGGTAGCTGCTGCTTACTTTGTATAGTTAATAATAACATATTCCTTGTGACATGCTATTTTGTTGAGTGTTTTTGAATATAACACATCATTTCCTCAATCCAAACTCACAATTCATGGGAACTGGAACTTCAAGGAGAATGTATCACAAATTAAGAAAATGTctatctttttaatttttgttaatTGTCGTAGCAAAAAATACCTTTTGCAATGactgttttatctttaaaacaAATACCAATGTGTTTGCTCCCTCCAAAGCAGAACAAGACTTCTTCCAGtgacacaaaaaagaaactaaagcATAAATTACCACGCAGCATGATGCGGAAAGTGAGAACAAACAGGTACAATACCTCAGTGTCATTATCTGGATGAAGCTGTTGATTaagtttgtatttatctatctGGGTTAGAATAACGAAATGTGCACAATACATTCTGTGTAGAGAGATGCAGATTGTGGAGAGCTTGCTGGCCGCGATGTCCTCTGTGGTGAAACGTAACAAGAGGCGGCTTCAGCTGAGGAAAATGTGCTGTGAAGACAGAGTGTGGAAGGCTCACCTCAACTACAGCATGGCTCAAGCCCATTTAGCGCTGCTTTACCAGAGCTTGGACAACATGCATCGAGAAGTGCTGCTGCCCAGGTTCACCCAAACAAAACCAGCTATTCTGTTATTCTCATAACTCAGGTTACATCAGTTACTTTAACTGGCCCAAGGGCTTGCTATAATTATATGTCATCATAAAGAGATTTAATATTTCTTATAGTATAATTACAACAGTTGTAATGTTAGTAATAGAAGAGATGTGATGTTATAGTGATGTTCTTGGTGTCTGAAGTCAgttattgttttttgaaccTATTATTGCCAAGATAGGTGTTGACAATATCATGATTCTACATATATGATAATATGTGGTCCTATAATAAGATGTGCTGCATGTGCTTGTTTCAGATACAGCTCCTTAAATCCCATGTCTTTCTCTCTGGCCTACTCTGGTGTTCTTATACCAAGGAACTCACGGCAACAGCCATCTCCCAAACATGAGGTTGTCTCAGAGAAAGACATCTCTCACTCAGGTCTTAGGGACTATGTGGCTGCACATAAAGACAAGAGCAAAGAGAAGGGTGAGGGGAAATTACACActctttaaaaaagaatagaaaaacTATCACCTGGTATGTAATCATGACTTTTCTCAACCTTTTCTTCCAACAGTCAGAGCTGACGACTCTGCCACAGAGGAGAGTTATGTGGAGGGAGAGGACTCCTCTCAAACTCTGGAAGAGCAGATTGACATCAAAAGATGTGCCACCACCTTGCTGCTGGACTCACTTAGTAAAGCTGCTTTACACCTCCGAAGGTCCATGGTACTGTATGGTTACACTTAAGCATACAAATTCTAGTGCTACATGTGAATATTGACTATAGATCCAGCCTTTTGAACTTTGTGTATACATGAAATCCATGTGTCTGTATCACAGGGTGTTTTTTCTTTAGATCTGTCATACACTATACTTGTGTATTTTATGTATCTGCTATTCCTATTTTTCCAGGTACTGGCTCATCGTGGCAGCCACTGGACCTACCTGCAGTATGTGTGTCAGACAATGTGGGACCAAAACTGCAGAATCACTGACTTATGGCAGAGAGCCACAGAACTTGAACCTAACTTCCCTATCacagcagaccagctaaatacCATCTTCACCCCACTACTGGTGCTGGCAACTGATCTCATTATAGACATGATGAGTAGACTTGGGGTAAGGTAACATTCAGCTTTATGGACACAGAACTCATCAAAATActtatcctttttttaaataagaccATCAGATTCTAAATGTGTTGCGATATGTATGCTGCCAATGATTCCTATGGTCACCAGAGTCTGTAAAAACACATCACGCCACTGAAAGGAAAAATAACACAAGCCTTCTCAtgtctcttatctttcatattcatCATTGTCCTTCTCAGCTTTGGAGTTCTTATGACAATGATCTGACTGAGGATGAACTGGAGTCAAGTCTGCACTTCTCTGCACCACTGGATGACAGCAGCCAGGTGGACCTACGTTTGGTTCGCACCTTGGTGTTGCATACGCTGGAGCGTCTTCATGAAAAAGGCAAATGGGAAAGCCTAGCTCACTTTGCCTTACTTTACAACTCCTACACAAGGTACATACAACTTacacaaaacatcttaaaatcaCAGACCATATTGCAGTTGTAAAACCCAAGTGCAGGTATGTTTAATTTCAAAAGTTTTAAACGTTAGAAGGTGTAAACACAGTTCCTTTTACCAAGATACTTAGCATTGAGTTTATCTGAGAAACATTTAATGcatgtttaaattaaatttacatGTAAAGCACAATTGGATTTTTGCTCAGCACCACATCAAGAATACACTTTGTAAATCCAGAAGACTCAACTGTGACACTTTCTTTTTGTACATCCCCATAGTTTtgattgtttgtgtctgtgaccGCATCTGTTTGCCTGTCCTAGGGAACGTTATGCCTTGACTGTAACTCCTCTACTAGTCCATGCTCAAAGGAGGCTACTTGAAAGGATAAGTTCATTTGGAGGACCTGAAGTTCCACAACCACACCATGTTAAGACAAAGAGGGCCACTGGCAAGGAGGTAGCacaaagccacacacacaatccagtataaaaacaagtttttaagACAAACTGTCTTAAAAATACTTCAAGTGACGTCTACttgtacatttacatttaagtgTTGAAAGTGTAGCACCTAAGTCATGAATGTCATTATTTCACTctgtgtattatttgtattgtactgtGTATATATTTGGTGCTGTCTTATCTGTACTTCAGGTGACTTATAGGAGCTATGCCACCTGCCAGCTGCTCAGTGGGTGGACGCCTCATTCTACACAGCAACCGGCCCTTCGTAAAAAAGCAGCACATACACACTCCACTCCTAGAGACTCAGTTGACCTTAAAGGTTTGAAAAGATTACCTTTTGTGATGTCATATCATGAGATAAATGATAGCTGAACCTAGAGTagaacaaagatatatcaaacatgtttttacagGTTGTGTTTGCATGAGTATGGTTTTCATACTTCCATGGTTTGATTCCAAGGTTCTGAGATGCAGCACTCCATGTCGCTTGTTTGCGTTCCTCTGGATGTAGAAGACACACTGAGCTGTTACCGTGAAGTTGTTGAGAGGACACCACATTGTCTGCAGGTCTTCCAGCATAGCCGCTCATTGGGGCTGCAGCTTCTGGCTTACACACAGCCCAGTGAGTTCAGTGCTAATGGACACATTAATATACATGCAATCACACaacaactgttttaaaatgtcaatgtATGCACTGCTTGTGTCTCTGTCTAGGCTTTTCCACACAGTCAAAGCACTGTCAGAGCAGAAATCTGTGCCATACTGCAAGTCTGGTTAATTTCAGCCCTGTAGTTATGCCAACTCCAAACATCCAACCTTGTGACCTGACAGAGGAAGATTACCATTCTTCAGATGATCTCTACAGGATCCCTATCAGCCCTGACCACATGCCAACTGTCCTTGCTGCATACTCCAACTCCATTAGTACGATCACATCAGTTTTCTAGAGGCAGAATTTTATAGAGGAGTAGCATTCTAAGTTACAAGACAATAACAAGGAATATTTGGATGAAGTTTGTGTCAGTTTGTCTGAGTCTTTAaggtcttattttctttctcataTCCATCAACCTTTTCTTTAGAGTATCTCCAGGCCAATGGTCATGAGTCTCTCAGAGTCTTGGCACTACACGAATTGGGAAACCTACAGTTCTATAATGGAAACACACGGTAGTATTCTGTTTCTgggatttgtgtttgttttattttatgcatTTACCTGTCGGCATGTAGtgagtaaggatttttttttttcattattttaatcatttcattCTTGTATGTGTTTCATCTCTAGGGCAGCACACTCCACCTGGAGTAAAGCTGTAGATTGTGCCTTACAGACCTCAGGGGCCATAGAAAAATGGAATGGAGTGTCCTTTGGGGATGGCTCCCCACAACAAACCCTGAAGCAGGCTGGCGTTTGGGGATGTCTTCAGGCTGCCGTTCTTGCTGCAAAGATTGCACAGTAAGTTACAGTAAGGTTTATGACTGATTTGCTGTGTATTAATTGTGTGCTCCAGGCTTATGCATTTAAAACTTGCTAGTTTCTGAGGTATATGTTTTGACCTACAGGTATATCTTAACTTCTAATATCAGCCGGAGGACTGAATGCTGTCTCTTGTCTGCTCACCTCTTTAAGGTAACACTACCAAGGGATTTTAATCTCTTCACTCACACATGGTTTTTACCTTTGGTACTTAATTCAACGTTCAGTAAATGAAGACAGGACTCGTGACTTAATATTGCATtgctatgtgtgtttgtgtgtgttcattttttgcatatctatgtgtgtgtttgtgtgtgtgacccaCTTCCCTAGTGTGTACTTTTTTGCTCCTTGACCAAGCCCCAAGCTGACCTCCAGTATGCAGATTATTGCATAGGTGATGAGCTGCTTCCTGGAGTTGATCTTTTTTCAGAGCCCAACAGGCTTCACCTCGGCACCACTGTAGCAAGCCTCAACTTTACTTGCTACTGGCTTTTCACCACAGGCTACCACATCACGGTACAGTTATAAATCCTGTCTGTACTTATTTCTTATTACAATTCTCAAGATACATGATTGACTCTGacttaaatcat contains:
- the LOC117813017 gene encoding cilia- and flagella-associated protein 54-like isoform X1, translating into MELPASYYGKLDKRNPVILAFDRDINSFITVMKRASSSTLDNASHAKGITILVEVWKKYKHRLPPDFYQERMLDIADFLFRIKSYQSALWYGYSLHLLQFSSVKITDIIDLDHFMACFFPEGFDTEQNIFTMKIRAMQGCALCIFEQERKHSILSQKGLRKLLCVLNFIRIMMQAFQQQEHLYCQIYNGSINIYNICCYLMTMDCSAQALEYLLWASVSLELSIPLMTSENLPWIVSLYCAVCHCYYDNQAKLQAEEFARRALGKINELAKMEEQDGVPATRETQRAYKEASVKLAAMIFKWAVFEGRGRPTARIRTKSSLKEIPNAPWPRNTTEEVLMGMFDSSAAQFLGILEALWDGSRRPLEARMPDEPELLDVILELLSAGIGISCEKSTTSESLVMTPTSTLMELAITGENKVPIMSGVRFIKLLFQYRQSDEFTELSRKMLQVLSSVEGQSFRRAELELAILLNFNSLLSSQKSHPRGDNMIDDGQKTLFQMSPEFTGLVETLHKSVCGSSPDVQPGEDLVLDAVLFLWDQIKMVLQRDQSQNLHLERVDEFDKWLWCLFMLCEVAFVCDLATVDCVMMAEMLHTLAIQLESAAECIDQPQNPATCVSHNDGGKLSSFSLLTNSSTELLKKLCEVVERGLNALANGAVTLLPQNVSVVTDSAFMQKFSPRPPSTPSLSSQTSSEEVNEEDEIQRKEEELEIEAESDIKVCQHTQSTHVYLLIKDLLHELNIIHHRVSLKLLQQNAVAESDLMDRIKKNKVSKALFLIQKASMVYTNVEPKNSRETKSLLEEASTLVERAGLEEKKLYFSTNLRTLAENQEKWLKKEEESSPPPPILLSRTDHSLTFAPAPYKLAEQVFWYQLCGRAADSINLKVRLGDCSLSGTGNMVPAVSDECVLRVEGLVPNQKYVFAVAAYNSQGKLLGNTIGAATFPLLASMPVPLLSTWAHLAQVAFQTEQYAIAKRACRVLWSHFTSLDSGSHSTQDRLATTGLCVRTLQRSSPHLVRLFITSVFIETEINIHQGSLYCDSISHNGPFIWEKEARLAECERMLVATDLAMWLNDGDAAVQAVVGCYDLLAPLIFHQVICDLVVEVLKKCLIVLEENSGILKQQNTGNPSESFVHMIACITYYLSKAFRVLQDPQMASVMMECGRRLLQEVFDSHMQITRLVNEKIDHGTVNERRISLELKAVQLKSKNRIPPEEAITADNDIPCSLTGCEDPTILYDLISNSPLKDAYQEVTKVRRKTYFSEIAALLLQRTMEEGDPDLVLKWGQSVLEYLSRRDEAMGPSRKCVMETVHGAEEAKEHESPQQNKTSSSDTKKKLKHKLPRSMMRKVRTNREMQIVESLLAAMSSVVKRNKRRLQLRKMCCEDRVWKAHLNYSMAQAHLALLYQSLDNMHREVLLPRYSSLNPMSFSLAYSGVLIPRNSRQQPSPKHEVVSEKDISHSGLRDYVAAHKDKSKEKVRADDSATEESYVEGEDSSQTLEEQIDIKRCATTLLLDSLSKAALHLRRSMVLAHRGSHWTYLQYVCQTMWDQNCRITDLWQRATELEPNFPITADQLNTIFTPLLVLATDLIIDMMSRLGLWSSYDNDLTEDELESSLHFSAPLDDSSQVDLRLVRTLVLHTLERLHEKGKWESLAHFALLYNSYTRERYALTVTPLLVHAQRRLLERISSFGGPEVPQPHHVKTKRATGKEVTYRSYATCQLLSGWTPHSTQQPALRKKAAHTHSTPRDSVDLKGSEMQHSMSLVCVPLDVEDTLSCYREVVERTPHCLQVFQHSRSLGLQLLAYTQPSFSTQSKHCQSRNLCHTASLVNFSPVVMPTPNIQPCDLTEEDYHSSDDLYRIPISPDHMPTVLAAYSNSIKYLQANGHESLRVLALHELGNLQFYNGNTRAAHSTWSKAVDCALQTSGAIEKWNGVSFGDGSPQQTLKQAGVWGCLQAAVLAAKIAQYILTSNISRRTECCLLSAHLFKCVLFCSLTKPQADLQYADYCIGDELLPGVDLFSEPNRLHLGTTVASLNFTCYWLFTTGYHITLLPILALYLHLVRTVCRDVQRTVEAKILKMRALTELCLFTDAVKESVQLTQGTGVLLPNGHDIAKDNPQPVNTFYTNKSLLDNTEALEELVNSEFAPKVCLVYGSTLCLRINLARIQLVLALSSTVHGAPVSGGLKGLEGFCVCIPESVEGEAGENLRSCSEKSTNLEEKNQDIEGFSKELKLLSLHTQKEKLTLERIKFILLEGASSLLHSVAQELTSQSCSEMENLELAIEINLLQANLYLQQGHTALSSKMAISSLMLLQKSPVHMSGSTSGSQQSTPVHPTAKTGAKDCSVPNSLQGDFPRAIEACEKIGVTLWQRCRLALVRSLAAHNPGTGCLFPGKNLNEETARILQEGIDECSHWGDLDIQVLLMVEGAELEFRRGRTEESEALLQEAISLLSGRTFMPPKSSVTLARATLLLSVLRGAQSVTLLELTLKLLKKQFCLFGESAVLEDGKFYFSPPGLNNIYLPYVTFLDQATMQIGNNFKLGAMEVPVSAQSLQSSSKGPLHLSSKTEKDHHAPVPSRSNQSTLSPTSLTCADR
- the LOC117813017 gene encoding cilia- and flagella-associated protein 54-like isoform X3, yielding MELPASYYGKLDKRNPVILAFDRDINSFITVMKRASSSTLDNASHAKGITILVEVWKKYKHRLPPDFYQERMLDIADFLFRIKSYQSALWYGYSLHLLQFSSVKITDIIDLDHFMACFFPEGFDTEQNIFTMKIRAMQGCALCIFEQERKHSILSQKGLRKLLCVLNFIRIMMQAFQQQEHLYCQIYNGSINIYNICCYLMTMDCSAQALEYLLWASVSLELSIPLMTSENLPWIVSLYCAVCHCYYDNQAKLQAEEFARRALGKINELAKMEEQDGVPATRETQRAYKEASVKLAAMIFKWAVFEGRGRPTARIRTKSSLKEIPNAPWPRNTTEEVLMGMFDSSAAQFLGILEALWDGSRRPLEARMPDEPELLDVILELLSAGIGISCEKSTTSESLVMTPTSTLMELAITGENKVPIMSGVRFIKLLFQYRQSDEFTELSRKMLQVLSSVEGQSFRRAELELAILLNFNSLLSSQKSHPRGDNMIDDGQKTLFQMSPEFTGLVETLHKSVCGSSPDVQPGEDLVLDAVLFLWDQIKMVLQRDQSQNLHLERVDEFDKWLWCLFMLCEVAFVCDLATVDCVMMAEMLHTLAIQLESAAECIDQPQNPATCVSHNDGGKLSSFSLLTNSSTELLKKLCEVVERGLNALANGAVTLLPQNVSVVTDSAFMQKFSPRPPSTPSLSSQTSSEEVNEEDEIQRKEEELEIEAESDIKVCQHTQSTHVYLLIKDLLHELNIIHHRVSLKLLQQNAVAESDLMDRIKKNKVSKALFLIQKASMVYTNVEPKNSRETKSLLEEASTLVERAGLEEKKLYFSTNLRTLAENQEKWLKKEEESSPPPPILLSRTDHSLTFAPAPYKLAEQVFWYQLCGRAADSINLKVRLGDCSLSGTGNMVPAVSDECVLRVEGLVPNQKYVFAVAAYNSQGKLLGNTIGAATFPLLASMPVPLLSTWAHLAQVAFQTEQYAIAKRACRVLWSHFTSLDSGSHSTQDRLATTGLCVRTLQRSSPHLVRLFITSVFIETEINIHQGSLYCDSISHNGPFIWEKEARLAECERMLVATDLAMWLNDGDAAVQAVVGCYDLLAPLIFHQVICDLVVEVLKKCLIVLEENSGILKQQNTGNPSESFVHMIACITYYLSKAFRVLQDPQMASVMMECGRRLLQEVFDSHMQITRLVNEKIDHGTVNERRISLELKAVQLKSKNRIPPEEAITADNDIPCSLTGCEDPTILYDLISNSPLKDAYQEVTKVRRKTYFSEIAALLLQRTMEEGDPDLVLKWGQSVLEYLSRRDEAMGPSRKCVMETVHGAEEAKEHESPQQNKTSSSDTKKKLKHKLPRSMMRKVRTNREMQIVESLLAAMSSVVKRNKRRLQLRKMCCEDRVWKAHLNYSMAQAHLALLYQSLDNMHREVLLPRYSSLNPMSFSLAYSGVLIPRNSRQQPSPKHEVVSEKDISHSGLRDYVAAHKDKSKEKVRADDSATEESYVEGEDSSQTLEEQIDIKRCATTLLLDSLSKAALHLRRSMVLAHRGSHWTYLQYVCQTMWDQNCRITDLWQRATELEPNFPITADQLNTIFTPLLVLATDLIIDMMSRLGLWSSYDNDLTEDELESSLHFSAPLDDSSQVDLRLVRTLVLHTLERLHEKGKWESLAHFALLYNSYTRERYALTVTPLLVHAQRRLLERISSFGGPEVPQPHHVKTKRATGKEVTYRSYATCQLLSGWTPHSTQQPALRKKAAHTHSTPRDSVDLKGSEMQHSMSLVCVPLDVEDTLSCYREVVERTPHCLQVFQHSRSLGLQLLAYTQPSFSTQSKHCQSRNLCHTASLVNFSPVVMPTPNIQPCDLTEEDYHSSDDLYRIPISPDHMPTVLAAYSNSIKYLQANGHESLRVLALHELGNLQFYNGNTRAAHSTWSKAVDCALQTSGAIEKWNGVSFGDGSPQQTLKQAGVWGCLQAAVLAAKIAQYILTSNISRRTECCLLSAHLFKCVLFCSLTKPQADLQYADYCIGDELLPGVDLFSEPNRLHLGTTVASLNFTCYWLFTTGYHITLLPILALYLHLVRTVCRDVQRTVEAKILKMRALTELCLFTDAVKESVQLTQGTGVLLPNGHDIAKDNPQPVNTFYTNKSLLDNTEALEELVNSEFAPKVCLVYGSTLCLRINLARIQLVLALSSTVHGAPVSGGLKGLEGFCVCIPESVEGEAGENLRSCSEKSTNLEEKNQDIEGFSKELKLLSLHTQKEKLTLERIKFILLEGASSLLHSVAQELTSQSCSEMENLELAIEINLLQANLYLQQGHTALSSKMAISSLMLLQKSPVHMSGSTSGSQQSTPVHPTAKTGDFPRAIEACEKIGVTLWQRCRLALVRSLAAHNPGTGCLFPGKNLNEETARILQEGIDECSHWGDLDIQVLLMVEGAELEFRRGRTEESEALLQEAISLLSGRTFMPPKSSVTLARATLLLSVLRGAQSVTLLELTLKLLKKQFCLFGESAVLEDGKFYFSPPGLNNIYLPYVTFLDQATMQIGNNFKLGAMEVPVSAQSLQSSSKGPLHLSSKTEKDHHAPVPSRSNQSTLSPTSLTCADR